The region ATAGTAGTATGACTTAATCAAATTGTTTTGATTCTCAAGTTATGTGTGTTATCAGAACAAGTTGTTCTTTATTTCTTATTCTGGTTGGGTACAATCCGAATTGCTTGATCTTTTGACTTTCAGTTGACGCCTGGGATTTGTGCGTGCGGATTAATCAAACTGACAACAAGATAGGCCAGAAAAAGTGCGTAGTTCATCAATTGGAAGGTGAATTGGGCGGATATATCCTATTAGAGGTGGTGCGTATGGTGGTGCCTGGTACTGCCTGGCTAATGCTACAACCTTAACCCCAGAAAGCCGGCAGTTGTATCCTTGAGGATTTTCATCTACAGCTGGATAGCCTTTCCTCTGGGTGTGTTTCGAATACTAAGAAGTTGTGGCGCTATTCAAACGTATTATTCATTCCATCCGCATACGGAAATCCAAAGAGCCAGACTTCAAGGACGTTTctgatttatttgtttatttgcttttgttgttgttgcagcatctaaacatcatcatcatcatcatcatcatcgccgCCTCAGCATCAGAACTCAGCATCATCAGCATCATTCCCATCAGAACGATCCATGTTTCTTTCGTCTGgacaaaaattgaattttaaaatgattGTATAATTCGCAGCACTTTATAAAGTCTGGATTTCTCAGTCTGTCCATTCATCTGATATACTCGCATCATATCATACATGTCTACACACCGTTTAAGCTATGAATAGAGGAGAATTGGGGGGCTTCTGGGGACAGGAGGACGGGTTCTCCAGACGGCGACTGTTATGTAAAATTGCAATCGTATCAAATGGCTGGccaggagaaaaaaaaatgacaacaaaataaaaaaaagatatagcAATCAGTGGCTGTTGAAGAGAAGTTTATATAataatgtttgtttatttaagcaTTCGCATAGAATTTGTCCCACTTTGTGGACAATGTGAGCGTGCACGAAAATAAACAGCCAGGCAGTAGATGCAGACATATAGACTGTCGGGATAGAGATACCTTTAAACAATTGGAATGCGAAATGAGTCAAGAGTCGGTTTCAGtcggtttttttgttttttcattaACTTTTCAAGGCTGTGTACCCCATTCCTGTGTCTACCGTCCACCCATCGTACAATTGGCTGAATTCTAAATGTAGGATCCAGATAGttcttgttttctttgatCTTGGGGGGAAAACTAAACGAGACATTGAAGCCGGGTAGCAAGTAAAACATACTTTTTGATTGGCATTTGTTCGTGGTTATTTCTGAAAGCAATTTTCTGACAAATCCCAAATATGCCTCACGCTCGTGCCCATTTGTGTGGCTAAATTTTAAACGGTGGCCGGCGGAGGCAATTGCCGCCAATGAGCAACAATTCAGCCAGCTGGATGTGGGAGGCTCGTGTGAAGCATTAAAAAAGACCGGTAGCCACCACCATCCATTACTATCAAAACACTAGAAATGGCCACCAGCACCACCTGCTCGCACCACCAAGTTCTAGTAAGAAAACATTTGTTCTACAGATTACAGGCCCTGATTGTTTTTCGAGTGAAATCAGCAGGTGTGGGCCAAGTAAGAGCTGGGTGGTTTAAGGTGTTAAAGTGGAGGGAATCTATAATTATCCCATCAACACTATCGAACCTTAATGGCGCCCCATCGAAACTGATAAAAAGATTTTTACCACCATACCTTGATAGTTGAAGAAGTTTATTACTTAATAGTTCTTgccaaaatttttaaaggtgATCCCTTCACCTTGTTTTCTATTCTATTTTAAGGTCTTAACgcctaattaattaattacctTGTTGGCCCAGTTAAGAACTCTTAAATGAACCATAGTTGGAATTCTTACTACGTTAATAATGGCTTATCATATCGTTTTATTTCTGCCgatttttagtttgttttttgaGAACTTCTTATCGGTCATGGTATGCCGATAATATAGAGCCTTACGATCTGCTTTGGAACTACAATTATATGTCTTGATAGAAAGAAACATTTCAGCTTACTTCTTACATGAAttttcttgaaaatttattattcAACCATAGAGCGGAAAATATTTAaccatcaacacgtcattaaGGTAATTACTTTTACATTCTTCCAAGTGGTAAGATGGGGTGTAACCAAACCACCACAGCAATAATACAAGATCTGAGAACATTCGGTAAGACCTGACTGCCTGGGGTCTGGTGGCAGTCTATGTATTCAAAATACACGAACCAGACATCCATCCGTGTCCCAGACTCTGCCCAGACAGACCCAGTCCATATGCATATAGACAGGCTTGAATATTTGGCCGGTTATCGGTTGCTCAGACACCGAGGGTGTTACCATGTCGGTGCTCCTGGCCATTCTGGAGGAgatggctatggctatggtgatggcgatggcgatggcgactGGTGCCAGTGCTGCACCGAATGCAGTTGTCGTGATTGTTGTCTCAGATTGCATGTGGAATGCAAAGACCAGAAGCCAATTTGTTATTGTGTTGTTGTCTGCCCGCCGGGCCGATGCTACCGTTGATTTGCAGACGCCTCTACTGCTGTGGCACGTTGGTGTTTTCAGTATTTTCTGCCACAAGGCATACGAATACCCTAGCTTCTGGTGaagtttgtataggttttgaaataaatttaagattAACTATAACTTGATTATAAACTATAACCACTATATAACCAATAGAAAGGATTTAttgataatttttattgtaattttgggGAATTTTAAAGGGTATTTTTATTTCGGGTTAGTTAAATATATCATGGGAGCCTCCTCGTAATTCTTATtcatttttgcacattttaattttcgatttttaggTTTTTCGCGTGCCGTCGTTTGGCTtctgttggtgttttgtttggGACCGGCCCCTTCCAGCCAGATCCAGATCCCAGCAGACGAAGGAGGAGCAGGCCAACACCGAGACCAAGGCACCCAGAGCCAGACAGCCCGTCGCAGTGATTGTGGCTGGAGAGGCTACACAGAAAACAAATGATCTTTAAGATCTTGTTAATaaccaaataaaaatgaagtaactcaaatactttattttcaattatacatacttcaaattttaataaaaatctttaatgTATTTGTGATTTGTTTAATATCTGAAATTTTTCTCCAGTGATCTCCTGACTGTCTGCTGGGGCATTTAAGCAAGCATGTGTAGCCACATCTTGTTGATTGTCAAAATTGACAATAAATGCATTCGCCGGGGGATGCTGCGAAATGCAGACGGAAGCTGACCTGAGGAGCCGTGTCTTTATCGCTGGGACAAGTGCATGTCTCGCGTCTGCAGTTTGTCTGGAGGCCGCACGGTGGGACTAGattagaaaaataaagaaactatgtacatatgtatattgcAAAAGGTAGAAGGACCAGACTATTTTATAGACTATAAATTATAGGTAAGATGTTTTAAAGACCCCCTAATCTAAAAGCTATCTACAATTTATATGTACCAAACACCATATAGCTTTTACCATGACCCACTGTAAAAAGACACTAAATGTTGCATTGGCTGAAGATGTGGCTGATTTTGGTGGTGCTGTCCTTAAGTGCCGCAGATGCGTTGCGGCCGTTGATGCATCCAAATATGGACCAAGGCCCGTCATCGTCGTCGTGGATGTCGTTGTCGCGTCATCTCGCGGAGTAGGTGAAGAAGCTATCGGCCAGACTGGACTGCAGTTTCACACTTTGGTGCGGAAAGttatttaaatgatatgcacaTGCAGCATGCTCCTCCGTCGCGTCGCGTTGTCTGGTAGCTGTAAACTGAGACTGAGCCTGAGACCGAGACTGAGACCGAGACTGGGACTCgtctgcttttgcttttggcttttggtgCTTCTGGTGTGTTGCCTTTGCCAGCAATTATGAGCGTCTGGCCGTCTGGCATTTTAcattacaatatttttaattatcgCGCTTTTTTTCTAAGCACAGATAAGCATCTCAGTGGACTGACACTTTTCGAATTTCAATTTGAGTCCCCGAGTCTCTTCTGGTAATTGCCTCTGGTCAGCAGGACGAAGGCTCCCGGCAGTCTGTGGTCTGACTGGTCAAGCCATTCCAGGCCGTAAATTAAATCAGTTTCGACCAGTACGATGATGGCCATCCTCCATGGTAAAATCGGTCTTGAGGCTCGGTagtaaaagtgaaaaatatcTCTGAATATGGTTGGCACTCTGTCACTTTTGGGCCTATTGATTCTACACCTGTTGTCAGAGCTAGAAAGGATATACTACAGTAGCAATAATAACTAATTAGAGTTGAGCAAAAATAGTTCAGATTAGAAATGTATGAATTCTTTGTAAATTTCAAAAAGCTTGTTCTAAAATATATGATCTTTTCCTTCAGGAAAGAAAGAATCTTTTTGAATTGATGTAAATATACTTAAGCTTGAAAAGGGCTGAATGACCAGAGCTCCTTGTCTGAATGAAACGATGCTAAATGCTGGAAGCACTGCCAAGGTAATCAAATAAATGAAGATGCAACAGCACCATAAATGGTACAAATACCACTCATTCTCCTGCATTCCCCGATGACTACGTGCACCTTTGACTGTATGTTTATATTCATACAATTGTATATACCATATAAATGGCTGGGTGTATCGGTTTTGGGGCTACAGAGTTTATTTATAGGATGAGATGGGCACGTGCCGGAACGCCGGGACGCAAGAAGGGCAGGGGGAATGGAGACCACGTGGTCGTCGACAATGAATTTTGGTTGCCAACATCGAACAGGGGCGAGTTCCTGGCAATGACATACAAATGAATGAAATGGCGTTTATGGTAATTCGTAAGAGCCAAGTTTGTGCTACTTGTTAGCCAACTATGCTAATGAGAGCGACTTGCCGTCTGGACTGTGGATGGTTTTTGTTCCAAAAGCGGATTCCAGCTGGAAGGACGAAATCTACAAAAAAGTAGGAAGAGCTCTGTCCTATATAAGGTGTCAATACTTCGGGGGTTTCGAAGAATTTCCTGAATTGGggtttctttattttgaattGTACCTGGAAGTCTCTAAAGatatttataaatacatatgtatttatttgtaGACTTCTTTACTGTTTCAGGTTCCACAGTGCAGAGTCCTCAACGTAAAAATTGGTTCTTGATTATTCATTTGCGGTTTTGGTAGTTAAGTTAATGCTTTCTTGGAGGCAATAAGTGGCAGAAGGAAAGATATTTTCTTACTCAAAGGAGGtgatcaaaaaataatttatttactaataagaaatttaaaaaaaatgtaaaatttttgAACAGTTGTCGAATATTTTCAGCCCAAGAGTATGCAACAAGATTGAACTTCaaagattaaaattaaaaaaggcTTTGGATTTTTCATATTACACTTGGTTGGCTTGTCACAAATTGCaactttttattcaaaaattaatcCTACACAACGAATATCAAGATGTGTGAGGTGGTGTTGCCCTGCAACTACAATCCGGTAGCTTGCCCGAGCGTTCCCTCCAAGGGTCGACTGTTCACCATCCTGATGCTCTATTGTTGGCAGCGGGAATACGACAAACGTCCTTACAAACACTTCCAGTTCAAGATTCTGGATTTCGAGAAGCGAATCGGAAGGCGCTACCATTGCATTCGTGATTTAGGCCTGATTGTGAACTATCTGCTGCAGCGCCCCCAGATTTCGGTGTCCATCACCGGCGTGCCCGTCAGTAATTGGGATTCCCATCTCTTAAAGGAGTTTGCCCACTCCTTGATTCCCGCTTGGTACATTGAACTGAAGCTTATGCGGCTGCCACTTGAGTTCTTTGTGATGTTGCGGCTTAATGCATCCCACATGGATGTCTGCATGCTAAGTTTGGAGGGTAAGGATTTCGGTTTTCGTACCAGGAATATACAAATAAACACCCCGGTTTCCTAGGAACACCTCTCACCGACGAGGATGTCCGAATTCTGCGGGAGTTCCTGATCGTCTCCCAGTCTCTGAGGATTCTCAATGTGTCCCACTGTAGCTTGACACAGTACAACTTCGCTATGATCGCCGATGGGGTGCACAAGTCGAAGGGTGTGTACCAACTAAATGCCAGTCGGCTGCTGGGAATGACTCTCAGCCTGGACACGGAAAAGGTGATGTCGGTGGTAGGGTCGCTTCTAATGCACAACGGATTGGAGGAACTGACTTTGGAGTTTTGCGAGTTAACCGCCCAGGATATGGAGCCCATTGCCGAGTACTTGAGGAGGTTGCACTCGAACCTGCGGCGCCTGCGCTTGTCCTCGAATCAGATCTCCTCGGATGGAGCCTTCTTTCTCATGCGCGGCATGTCCATCGGCGGGAGGCTGGAGCTCCTGGACATAAGCCACAACAGCATAGGAACGCACGGTGGCGAGTGGGTGTCCCAGTACTTCTCCTCGTGCCGAAAGTTGCACGTTCTGCACCTGCATAATAACGATATTGGTGCTTCTGCCGTTAATCAAATTCTTCTGACCTTAAAAAAGAAGTGCAAGCTGGACTACCTGTCCCTGTATGGCAATGAATTTGATTCTCATTCTGCCAAGATCGTACGCCGTTTACTCGATTCCGAGGTAATGTTGCAATCCGAGCTGGACATCAGTTATACCTACGACGAGAGTCTGCAGGACTACCGTGTTGTGCCCTGGAGATAAGTATATGGAGTTAGGTCGTtacttttggtttaaaatgaATCAATAAATGTGTGGTCTTAAGTCTTGGTTTGTGATATTGCATCAATCATTCGCAGTGTTGTCCAGGAACATTACGAGCTTTGAATACTTTGCCTCTGCTCATCTCTGATACTTGCAGTGGGTTAAGCTTTTCGACCACGTGCCTGCTCTCCCGCTCTCACTTAATTAAAACGATGAATGAAGTGCCAGGGCTGCCAGACCAAAGGGAAGAGAAAGCTTGGCTTGGGAGCGAGCTTTCAGGGCCAAACAGCTGAGATAACGGTCTGGCAACTTTCGCTTTCGTTTCCGGCTTTGCTTTGTTATTGTGAGAGCGCAGcttgtgtatgtgtgagtgtgtgtgtgtgtgcattaTTGTTGGCGATTTCAAAgtcaaacagcaacaacaaggacaTAATGCGCAGCCAACAGCTGCGAAGCGCGGAGAGCAAAGCCGAGCAAGGCAGAGCAGAGCAGGAACTCCAACGGCACACGGGACTAGAAACGACGAGCGCAGGCAGCTGGCAGCGACGCGGCGGCGACAGGACAACGCCAACGTTATCCTTGTTGAGAGTTTcgcaatatatttttattgcagcAGTCTCAACGAAAGCGTCGAAGCAACCGAATCGCATCCAAATCGAACACCCGACAAATCGGTCAGGCCAAGTTCAATGCAAATCGCTAGACAAACtaataatcaaaattaaacaatataaaaattaaaataaataattaatttccacACAAACATtaatccccaaaaaaataatgaaaattaaaagctTGTGTATTCTGTGCATTTGCTCATCCTGTGTGAAGTGCAAGTGCCTCCCTCCAGTTCTTGTATAACTTTCGTTGGAACTTCATATTTTAAAGGACCTGTGTTGGCAGGACGAACATTGGGCCTGCGGCGAAATTGTGTTTTTCCCCCTCCCAGAACTTTCCCCTGTTCTCTTATCTTATTTTAGTTGCAAATTTATTTATCTGCTTGCAGGCGTCTGCTTCCTCCCAGCTCTAGTGAATATACACATATTTCCAGCAACAACCCACCTAAACTAAACTACAACTATAAAACTAAAGCCAAACTCAACTAAGTAAACGAACTGAACTAAAACTGAAGCCAGAAGCTGTTACAACTTTTACCATTTCTTGCTTCAAAACTAAACTTAGAACCGGAATTATAATTAGAACAAACACAACCAAGTGAGCAAAATGAACGACAGTCGACGCAACACGGCCACGGAATTCAGTTACATTTTGCAGCGTCAGGTAACCACTCtttaattatacatatatgcacTAATTTTGAGAAGAGTtcgtttttgtgttttgcgtTTGGCATTTTTTTGCGAGTCCTGTTCCGAAATCGCACCCACTGCTCGAGCGTTTCCTTTGCAGCACCCTAATTGCACACATCTCAGCCACAGGAACTCCAACTAATTGCACCCACACGAACCGTCTGATTGTACGTACCACTACCCGCAGAGTGCATAATGGCCAAGGATATGGGGACTGCCGGGTTGCCTTGTCCATAGTGCTGCCTTTTAGCCAAATTGCTTGCACATGGCCATCCATATTTTTCACACCATTTTTTATCTGGCTTTGAAAGCTTCACTGGTAGTTGATTTATTTGATTGAAATTCTTTAGTAAAACTATTTTGATAATACGAAGTATCATTTATGTTAATAGAACTAAGCAAGCAATTCtctattaaaaaattcattcaaaacaaacataaaatttttaatttaatatgtTAGCTGCAGCTTAATTGAAATGCCACCATACTGATCCTGTAGGCCATAGCACACATTTGGCGTGTCCAATGAAttgttaataaacaaaattctcCGTCAATCAATCATGGTTTAATAAATGCCCCCATAGACATTTGCATATGAATATCTGGGCGAGGGGCTTATCGGGGACAAGTTGCCGTCGGCAGGATGGTAGAATGGCAGGATGCCCGCACGGGTTATGCTCGATAATCCCTTAAGCTCGTTATGAATTCCATTTCACTCAAATGC is a window of Drosophila bipectinata strain 14024-0381.07 chromosome 2R, DbipHiC1v2, whole genome shotgun sequence DNA encoding:
- the LOC108123036 gene encoding leucine-rich repeat-containing protein 34, with amino-acid sequence MCEVVLPCNYNPVACPSVPSKGRLFTILMLYCWQREYDKRPYKHFQFKILDFEKRIGRRYHCIRDLGLIVNYLLQRPQISVSITGVPVSNWDSHLLKEFAHSLIPAWYIELKLMRLPLEFFVMLRLNASHMDVCMLSLEGTPLTDEDVRILREFLIVSQSLRILNVSHCSLTQYNFAMIADGVHKSKGVYQLNASRLLGMTLSLDTEKVMSVVGSLLMHNGLEELTLEFCELTAQDMEPIAEYLRRLHSNLRRLRLSSNQISSDGAFFLMRGMSIGGRLELLDISHNSIGTHGGEWVSQYFSSCRKLHVLHLHNNDIGASAVNQILLTLKKKCKLDYLSLYGNEFDSHSAKIVRRLLDSEVMLQSELDISYTYDESLQDYRVVPWR